The Microbacterium esteraromaticum genome contains the following window.
TATCTCGACCGTGCCCGGTCGGCGCATGCGTGAAACCGGAGGAGGACAATGGATGCTGTACAACAGTCCACGACTCGTCGGAAGGTGACTATCGGGCTCGGCCCGATCCTTGCCTTCGTTCTGCTGGCCTGCGGCCTGGCCTGGTTGGTGGCGTTGCCGCTGTGGCTGGGTGACGGCCTCGCCTCGCCCCTGACCGGCGCACTGCTGCCCCTGATGATGTTCACGCCGGCTCTTGCACTGCTGATCGTGATGTTCACGATGCATCCGATCCCGAAGGGTGAGCGGCTGCGGTTTCTCGGAATGTGGCCGCTGCGCCCCGCGAAGCGCGTCATCTGGATGTGCGTGATCGGCCTGTTCGGCACGGTCGCCGTCGTCGTGGCGGCGATGCTGCTGTCGGTCGCGCTCGGGTGGCTCTCGGCCGACTTCATCGGGCTCTCCGGATTCGCGCAGACGCTCGAATCGTCGGTGCCCGCGGGAACGCCGCTGCCGCCCGCGTGGGTGCTGGTTGCCGTGCAGCTGGCCTCGATCCCGTTCGCGGCGGCGACGATCAACGCCGTGATGGCCTTCGGAGAAGAGGTGGGGTGGCGGGGATTCCTGGTGCCCGCACTGCGCCGCTACGGCACCTGGCCCGCACTGCTGATCAGCGGCGTGATCTGGGGTGTGTGGCACGCGCCGGTCATTCTGCTCGGCTACAACTTCGGCCGCACCGACATCACCGGGGTGTTGCTGATGA
Protein-coding sequences here:
- a CDS encoding CPBP family intramembrane glutamic endopeptidase yields the protein MDAVQQSTTRRKVTIGLGPILAFVLLACGLAWLVALPLWLGDGLASPLTGALLPLMMFTPALALLIVMFTMHPIPKGERLRFLGMWPLRPAKRVIWMCVIGLFGTVAVVVAAMLLSVALGWLSADFIGLSGFAQTLESSVPAGTPLPPAWVLVAVQLASIPFAAATINAVMAFGEEVGWRGFLVPALRRYGTWPALLISGVIWGVWHAPVILLGYNFGRTDITGVLLMTAGCIVWGVLLGWLRLRSASMWPAVFAHGALNAAAGLPIVFLAAGAVTDPALSMALGASGWIVGGVVIVVLLLTGQFRQQPNLAEPKPRASVAPPVAPPAPPVA